Below is a window of Hyalangium ruber DNA.
GGACGCGGCCCACGCCATCCTCACGCGGGAGAGCCGCACCTGCACCGGCAACTTCTTCATCGACGAGGAGCTGCTGCGCGAAACGGGCGTGACGGACTTCGACAAGTACGCGGTGAAGCCCGGCGTGAAGCCGCTGCCGGACTTCTTCCTCGACTGACCCAAGTGGAATGCGCGTGAGCTCGCGGCTGCGAACACTCGGGCTGAGCGTGTTTCTGGCGGCGTGCGCGTCCACGAACGCCTCGCTGCCAGAAACCCGTGAGCCGGAGCTCGTCTCCTGGGAGGAAGGCTGTCAGGACACCTCGACGCTGGAGTTGCTCTGCGCCGAGGACACCTGTGCCTTCTTCCGCTGCCGGGATCTGGTGTTCGAGGAAGAAGCGGTGTCCGCGAGGGTGGAGCCTGCTCGCTGGAACCGTGCGTTCACCCCTGGCGCTCGCCGGGCCCGGTCGGGCAGATATCCACGCCAAGACGCCGAGCCGGTCTTCCTCATCCGCTGGCACAACCACCCTGCCCCCACCCTACCCCGTCAGCACCAGCCTCCTCCGCCCGAGCTGCTGGTCAAGCACCACATCTTTCCTCAGGCCCCGGACCTTGCCGCGTGGTTTCGCCTGCAGGGCATCAACATCCACCAGTACACGCTGCTGATTCCACGCAACGTCCACATCCGGATTCACAGCGGAGGCCCTCGCGGAGGCAGGTGGAACGAGGCTTGGAGGCACTTCACCGAGGGCCGTGAAAGCGCGGCACCCGAAGAGATCTGGGGTCACGCCATCCATCTCATCGTCAAGTTCGATCTGGCGGGAGCCCAGATGCTTCCTTACCGCTGAGCCCTCAGGAGGGAGAGTGCATGCGCTTCTACCGACTGCGTGAGGATGAAAAGGCGGGCTACACAGGTGACATCAGCGCTGCCTCCAAGTGGGGCCTCCCGGGGGCGAGGTGTCCAGGTTGCGGGGCCACCTGGGCCAGTGCCGCAACTGCCTATCCCTGCGTGGACCTTTCCCAGCACCCAAACCGTGCTGAATTCGTTGTGCCAAGGCCCGAACCTCTAGAAGAGTTCGAGAGACTGCGTGAGCTGATCAAGTCCCTGGTTCCCCCAGGAGCACGCATTCCTCCCGGGACGCGGTTTGGCCCCTTGGTAGGAAAAGCTTGGGGCAGCTTCGGCGCGTTCTTCTTCCAGAATCCCTGGGTCCTCGTGGTGCGGCGAGAGGCGATGGAGTCCCTCCAGGACGCGGGGGTTCAGGGACTGGAAGGCCGCAAGCCCGAGCTCCGCTTCCGTCAGAAGAACAACCCGCCCGAGCTGGTCGAACTTCAGCTCGTGCCTCTCGGCCTGCTCCATCCGGATTGCCTACCGCCGCGACCGCCTCCGTGCTCCCGCTGCGGGCGCGACGGCTTCAAGCTGCCCGAGGACCTCATCCTCGACGCCGCCTCGCTGCCCACCCACACCGACGTCTTCCGCCTGGGCAACTTCGCCACCGTGCTGGTGGGCAACGAGCGCTTCAAGGACGCCGTCCAGCGCCTGGGGCTCGATGGCATCGTCTTCCACGAGCTCCCACTGCGCTGAACGAGGCCTACGGAGTCTTCGGCCAGAACGCGGGCGCGCTGGCGCCCTCCAGGGACAACACGCGCTTCTTCGTCCGCGTGTCCCACGCCTGGGTCATCCGCTGGTCCGCGAAGTTGGCCACCAGGAGCCAATCCTCCTGCAACTGGAAGCTGAGAAAGTCATCCGGCTTGGCCGACAGGCCCTCCAGCTCCTCCAGCTTCCCGTCCTGCTCCCAGCGCACCGGAGCGGAGGGATAGAGGTACTCCCCACCAATCACGCCCCGGTAGTGGAGCTTGCCGCCCGGCGTGGTCAGCGTCATCCACTGCCCGCCCTCGTCCTGGCCCGGGAACGCGGCGTCCAGCATCTTCACCGCGCTCTCCGAAGCCTCCGCACCCGGCATCCGGTCCACGGGGACGGAAGCCTTGAAGGTGGGCACCAGCGCCTTGGTCGCTTCCAGCACCGCCGAGCCCGCGGCGAGGTCCGACTCGAAGCCGCTGGCCTTCGTCTCGAAGCGCTTCCAGCCGCCCTCCTCCAGCCGATACGCGTGCGCGAGCCCCGGAAGGCCCTCCGCCCCCTCGGACACGGGGTAGTTCTTCCCCTCGAAGGTGATGAAGGTCTCACCCTTCTTCTTCTGAGGCGTGCGCTCGACGAAGATGTCGGTGACGATCGCCACCACGCGGCCCTGCGTGTCGAAGCCGATCTGCTCGATGGACGGCTTGTCCTGCCCGCCCGCGCCACTGCCACCGGGCAGCCCCTGGATCTCCAGCGGCGCACCCGTCCGCTTGGCCAGGTCCACCCGCCACGCCAGCGGCACCTCCCCCTCCCCCGAGGGCCAGGAGAACACGAGCCCCTCCTTCCCATCCGGGCTGAAGGACACCATGGACCGGTCGCACGCGGCGCCGAAGCTGAAGGCCACCACCGCCTCGCCCGAGGGCAGCGGCTGACGCACCCACTCGCACTTCTCGGGGTCCACCGCCTTCAGCAATGAGACCGCGGAGGAAGCGGCCCGAGGCGCGGGGGGCAGCGCCGCAGCGGGCGTGTCGCTTCCTACCCCCGTGGCGGCATGCGTCCCTCCGCTCAGCGCCGGCTTGGCGGCGGCGGGAGCCGGGCCGGAATCGGCCACGGCGGGGGCGGGGGTAGCGGCTTCTTCGCGCTTGCAGCCCGCCAGGCAGAGGGCGGCGGTCAGCGCGAGGCTCCAGCGAGACAGGGGCATGGGTGTACCTCGGTTCTGTCCGGGGTAGGACAAGGCGTGCGGACTATCCCCCCTCCGGGGCGGGGAGTCACGGCCCACGCGAAGCCACGGCATTCACCGAGGCAGCGCCCGCGTGTGCTAAAGGGGCCCCCATGCCCAAGATCCGCAAGATCCTCATCGCCAACCGTGGGGAGATCGCCATCCGGGTGATGCGCACCTGCAAGGAGCTCGGCATCGCCACGGTGGCCGTCTACTCGGAGGCGGACCGCTCCGCCCTGCACGTCCGCATGGCGGACCAGGCCTACCTCGTGGGCCCGCCGCCCTCGCGCGAAAGCTACCTGGTGCAGGAGCGCATCCTCGAGGCGGCCAAGGCCTCGGGCGCTGACGCCATCCACCCCGGCTACGGCTTCCTGTCGGAGAACGCCTCCTTCGTGCGCGCGTGCGAGAAGGCGGGCATCACCTTTATCGGCCCGCCGGCCTCCGCCATGGATGCCATGGGCGAGAAGACGCGGGCGCGGCAGAACATGATCAAGGTCGGGGTGCCGGTGGTGCCGGGCACGGCCGAGCCCATCGCCACGC
It encodes the following:
- a CDS encoding TIGR02269 family lipoprotein yields the protein MSSRLRTLGLSVFLAACASTNASLPETREPELVSWEEGCQDTSTLELLCAEDTCAFFRCRDLVFEEEAVSARVEPARWNRAFTPGARRARSGRYPRQDAEPVFLIRWHNHPAPTLPRQHQPPPPELLVKHHIFPQAPDLAAWFRLQGINIHQYTLLIPRNVHIRIHSGGPRGGRWNEAWRHFTEGRESAAPEEIWGHAIHLIVKFDLAGAQMLPYR
- a CDS encoding double-CXXCG motif protein, with amino-acid sequence MRFYRLREDEKAGYTGDISAASKWGLPGARCPGCGATWASAATAYPCVDLSQHPNRAEFVVPRPEPLEEFERLRELIKSLVPPGARIPPGTRFGPLVGKAWGSFGAFFFQNPWVLVVRREAMESLQDAGVQGLEGRKPELRFRQKNNPPELVELQLVPLGLLHPDCLPPRPPPCSRCGRDGFKLPEDLILDAASLPTHTDVFRLGNFATVLVGNERFKDAVQRLGLDGIVFHELPLR